The Peribacillus simplex genome contains a region encoding:
- the nikA gene encoding nickel ABC transporter substrate-binding protein yields the protein MSKRRNSKNVLFISAIVLILSTLLLGCTNESKENSTSNKDSKDMLTMAWPRDIGEMNPHVYNPSQLFATSMIYEPLVSYQDGGKLKPHLAESWEISKDGKEYTFNLRQDVKFSDGTSFNAEIVKKNFDTILKNVDLHSWLGFITKVDQTEVIDQNTFKLTLKEPYYPTIQELAVVRPVRFLGDAGFPKDGDTSKGVTKPVGTGPWVLEEYKADEYAIFKRNENYWGELPKVKKIKVKIIPDAETRVLAFEKGDLDLIYGEGAISLDAFKQLETTGNYQTSISDPVATRQLVMNTKKEQLSDLRVRQALQYGFNKKAMVDGVTSGLEEKADFILPTNFPYTSDIDVKQIDYDVEKAKALLDDAGWKLPKGKTVREKDGKPLEIELMYDSAESIQKAMAETLQSEWAALGVKLNIVGVELTVQIERFKANDFELNFFSNYGAPYDPHTFVNVVGSEGFGFNEAISSYPNRDELLKQIADVPRTTDEKERQELYSTILESLQDQGAIVPISYIKKIAVYQKDVSNFTFPANRDEHPFTGISIEK from the coding sequence ATGTCAAAACGAAGAAACAGCAAAAACGTGTTATTCATATCGGCAATCGTTTTAATTCTATCAACGCTTTTACTTGGATGTACAAATGAATCAAAAGAAAATTCAACTTCAAATAAAGACAGTAAAGACATGCTTACTATGGCTTGGCCGAGGGATATAGGTGAAATGAATCCGCATGTCTATAATCCTTCTCAATTATTCGCTACATCAATGATATATGAACCTTTGGTCAGCTACCAAGATGGAGGGAAGCTGAAACCGCATTTAGCTGAATCTTGGGAAATTTCCAAGGATGGGAAGGAATATACGTTCAACCTCCGTCAAGATGTGAAATTTTCTGACGGTACAAGCTTTAATGCTGAAATTGTGAAAAAGAACTTTGATACTATATTGAAAAATGTTGATTTACATAGTTGGTTGGGCTTTATTACGAAAGTGGATCAAACGGAAGTAATTGACCAAAACACATTTAAACTAACATTAAAGGAGCCATATTATCCTACTATTCAAGAGTTAGCCGTTGTTCGTCCAGTCCGATTCTTAGGTGATGCTGGATTCCCTAAAGATGGTGACACTTCTAAAGGTGTTACAAAACCAGTCGGTACAGGGCCATGGGTTTTGGAAGAATATAAAGCAGATGAATATGCTATTTTCAAACGCAATGAAAATTATTGGGGTGAACTCCCTAAAGTTAAGAAAATCAAAGTCAAGATCATTCCTGATGCGGAAACCCGTGTTCTTGCTTTTGAAAAAGGTGACCTGGACCTAATTTATGGTGAAGGTGCTATCAGTCTGGATGCTTTCAAACAATTAGAAACAACAGGTAACTATCAGACTAGTATTTCTGATCCGGTTGCGACAAGACAGCTAGTCATGAATACGAAGAAAGAACAGCTTTCAGATTTACGTGTTCGTCAAGCATTACAATATGGATTTAATAAAAAAGCAATGGTTGACGGAGTTACTTCTGGGTTGGAAGAGAAGGCAGATTTCATTTTACCGACAAACTTCCCTTATACTTCAGACATTGATGTAAAACAGATTGATTATGATGTTGAAAAAGCAAAAGCTTTATTAGATGACGCAGGATGGAAGCTGCCAAAAGGAAAAACCGTTCGTGAAAAAGACGGAAAACCGCTTGAAATCGAGTTAATGTACGACTCTGCAGAATCGATCCAAAAAGCAATGGCTGAAACATTACAATCTGAGTGGGCGGCACTAGGTGTTAAATTGAATATCGTTGGAGTTGAGCTTACGGTACAAATTGAAAGATTCAAAGCTAATGATTTTGAATTGAATTTCTTTAGTAACTATGGCGCTCCATATGATCCACATACTTTCGTAAATGTCGTTGGTTCAGAAGGATTTGGTTTTAACGAAGCCATTTCATCTTATCCGAACAGAGATGAGTTGTTAAAACAAATTGCAGATGTTCCTCGAACAACAGATGAAAAGGAACGTCAAGAACTTTACTCAACTATTTTGGAATCATTGCAAGACCAAGGAGCGATTGTGCCTATTTCTTATATTAAGAAAATAGCTGTTTACCAAAAAGATGTATCTAATTTTACATTCCCTGCTAACCGGGATGAACATCCATTCACAGGAATTAGCATCGAGAAGTAA
- the nikB gene encoding nickel ABC transporter permease subunit NikB, which translates to MGTYILKRIMAIIPIFLLATLLTFGMIHLSPVDPAEAYLSAAHIQSTDEILAQKRHEFGLDQPLHVQYVNSIIKICQFDFGISYVSNKPVWDEVTYRMPATIQLALGSIILAILVSVPLGFLAGIKKNSGIDHFSRLLSFFGASIPSFWLGYLLIFFFSVKLDLFPVEGIGTWQHLVLPSVTLAMPLIALYTRLLRASVLENLQEPYILFARTRGIHEKVIMGKHVLRIAISPMITGLGMNLGKLLTGTIIVEAVFSWPGFGRYFIEAIFNRDVPVIQCYVLLAAGLFIISNLIVDLIQMYIDPRISRKGGQRQ; encoded by the coding sequence ATGGGCACTTATATCTTAAAACGAATTATGGCCATTATTCCCATCTTTCTCTTGGCCACTCTTCTTACGTTTGGAATGATTCACCTTTCACCAGTGGACCCAGCTGAGGCATATTTATCTGCAGCACATATCCAATCTACAGATGAGATATTGGCTCAGAAAAGACATGAGTTTGGCTTAGATCAACCCCTCCATGTTCAATATGTAAATTCTATTATTAAGATATGCCAATTTGATTTTGGCATATCTTATGTTTCGAATAAACCTGTTTGGGACGAGGTTACCTATCGAATGCCAGCGACCATTCAGTTAGCTTTAGGTAGCATCATATTAGCTATCCTGGTCAGTGTCCCTCTTGGATTTTTGGCAGGCATAAAGAAAAACAGTGGTATTGACCATTTTAGTCGGCTTCTTTCTTTTTTCGGGGCATCCATCCCCTCTTTTTGGCTTGGTTATTTATTGATTTTTTTCTTTTCTGTTAAACTCGACCTATTTCCTGTCGAAGGAATCGGGACTTGGCAACATCTGGTTCTCCCTTCCGTTACTTTAGCTATGCCATTAATAGCCTTGTATACTCGATTGTTACGTGCCAGTGTTCTTGAAAATTTACAGGAGCCTTATATCCTTTTTGCTCGCACAAGAGGGATTCATGAAAAAGTCATTATGGGAAAACATGTATTGAGAATAGCCATATCCCCTATGATTACTGGATTAGGGATGAATTTAGGAAAGCTGTTGACTGGAACCATTATTGTCGAAGCGGTCTTTTCCTGGCCAGGATTCGGTCGTTATTTTATTGAAGCTATTTTTAATCGGGATGTTCCTGTCATTCAATGCTATGTGCTTTTAGCCGCGGGACTATTCATCATTAGCAACTTGATCGTTGACCTTATTCAAATGTACATTGACCCGCGAATCTCCAGAAAAGGAGGGCAACGTCAATGA